A single window of Hyla sarda isolate aHylSar1 chromosome 2, aHylSar1.hap1, whole genome shotgun sequence DNA harbors:
- the GJA5 gene encoding gap junction alpha-5 protein, whose translation MGDWSFLGDILEEVQKHSTVVGKVWLTILFIFRMLVLGTAAESSWGDEKSDFMCDTNQPGCENVCYDKAFPISHIRFWVLQIIFVSTPSLLYMGHAMHTVRMEEKKKLKEEEAKAKQDMNGDSTYHQKEYPAEKVEITYRDEVSGKIRIEGSLLNTYVCSILIRTAMEVAFIVGQYMLYGIFLDTLYVCRRKPCPHPVNCYVSRPTEKNVFIVFMLAVATLSLVLSLVELYYLLWKKFRQRLSKESANKDNLLRVATIEPEHRSQSCTPPPDFNQCLNSKSKFNNPFNNTLASQQNTANFATEMVQGEEDIGQGQFIHMNYAQSAPVNNHSAPHHKPNGYCQSGRRLSKTSRTSSKARSDDLAV comes from the coding sequence ATGGGTGACTGGAGCTTTCTGGGAGATATCTTAGAGGAAGTACAAAAACATTCCACGGTGGTGGGAAAAGTATGGCTGACCATCCTCTTTATTTTCCGGATGTTGGTTCTGGGCACTGCAGCCGAGTCTTCCTGGGGAGATGAAAAATCTGACTTTATGTGTGACACTAACCAGCCTGGTTGTGAGAACGTGTGTTACGATAAAGCATTTCCCATTTCCCACATTCGATTCTGGGTTCTCCAGATTATTTTTGTCTCCACTCCATCCCTGCTCTACATGGGACATGCCATGCACACCGTTCggatggaggaaaaaaaaaagctcaaggaGGAAGAGGCAAAAGCCAAACAGGACATGAACGGTGATTCAACTTACCATCAAAAAGAGTACCCAGCCGAAAAAGTAGAAATCACTTATCGGGATGAGGTCAGCGGTAAGATCAGAATTGAAGGAAGTCTACTGAACACCTACGTGTGCAGCATTCTCATCCGGACGGCGATGGAAGTAGCTTTTATTGTTGGACAATATATGCTGTATGGGATATTTTTGGATACGCTCTATGTATGTAGAAGAAAACCATGCCCCCATCCTGTCAACTGCTACGTGTCCCGGCCAACCGAGAAGAACGTCTTCATCGTCTTTATGCTGGCCGTTGCGACCCTTTCTCTTGTACTTAGTCTTGTAGAGCTCTACTACCTGTTATGGAAAAAGTTCAGACAGAGATTATCCAAAGAGTCTGCCAACAAAGACAACCTACTGAGAGTGGCCACCATAGAACCGGAACACCGGTCTCAAAGTTGCACTCCACCCCCGGATTTTAACCAGTGCTTGAATAGTAAGAGTAAGTTCAACAACCCTTTCAACAACACTCTGGCATCGCAACAGAACACGGCCAACTTTGCCACTGAAATGGTCCAAGGTGAAGAGGACATTGGCCAAGGGCAGTTTATCCACATGAACTATGCACAAAGTGCCCCAGTGAACAACCATTCAGCGCCCCACCACAAGCCCAATGGGTATTGCCAGAGTGGTCGACGCTTGAGTAAAACCAGTCGGACAAGTAGTAAGGCTCGTTCAGATGACTTGGCGGTGTGA